One Epidermidibacterium keratini DNA segment encodes these proteins:
- a CDS encoding WXG100 family type VII secretion target, which yields MSMDSTYAVDWNIQNDGVGSIGNAISALDSELSQINTDGNALKSTWESASARAAYDTRQKQWDDAGTQIKQALEKFKTNLGASAEIAQGAEKQNTNILSA from the coding sequence ATGAGCATGGACAGCACTTACGCCGTCGACTGGAACATCCAGAATGACGGTGTCGGCTCGATCGGCAACGCGATCAGCGCGTTGGACAGTGAGCTGAGCCAGATCAACACCGACGGCAACGCGCTGAAGTCGACGTGGGAGTCTGCGTCGGCTCGTGCCGCGTACGACACCCGCCAGAAGCAGTGGGACGACGCGGGCACCCAGATCAAGCAGGCGTTGGAGAAGTTCAAGACCAACCTGGGCGCGTCGGCGGAGATCGCGCAGGGCGCTGAGAAGCAGAACACGAACATCCTGAGCGCGTAA
- a CDS encoding WXG100 family type VII secretion target → MLTQLMNGLAPLESTWKGVGGSSFQQTKQTVESEAKKLSQALHGLGADIGLVGKVYATADSDAGQQMNTVASEASGITSGLSAGSA, encoded by the coding sequence ATGCTCACCCAGCTCATGAACGGGCTCGCTCCACTGGAAAGCACCTGGAAGGGCGTCGGCGGATCGTCGTTCCAGCAGACGAAGCAGACCGTCGAGAGCGAAGCTAAGAAGTTGAGCCAGGCGCTGCACGGCCTGGGCGCCGACATCGGTCTGGTCGGCAAGGTTTACGCGACCGCCGACTCGGACGCCGGCCAGCAGATGAACACCGTCGCCTCCGAGGCGAGTGGCATCACCTCTGGGCTCAGCGCCGGATCAGCCTGA
- the eccB gene encoding type VII secretion protein EccB, translated as MASRRDIYQSYQFTVQRVVSGLVLRETDPAQVPLRRLGGTMFASIMVAVIALAITGVIGVINPGGNKTWKSEGKVIVEEDTGAQFVWLKNPETGEFLLHPVLNLASGALLVGTSQIVEVSHASLEGAPRGPRLGIPDAPDSIPPTDDFLTGPWTLCSLPAQTQSGELVPSTALVVGRERSSGIPIDDSIAVVNDIEAGAVYLVWNGHRFLAADPTAVLTGLGLRDVPQIEAGTAMLTALPDGGTLAPSAPAGRGQPSSTASGLLVGQIVMTSSGSDASSYYLVLDEGLQAISEVQALITLADPTLSTAYPGAAIEAIEIPAAQANQLPHDQLGDPQFSDPPRVPPAPALVQGKTSTICASFSSGTAEIDIAVEAQVEGADTATATPQRTQNGAVLADQVLTPSGSAALVRSVMSPTAEEGPLYLVTDEGRKWAIPDDEALQSLGLTSVEPVLMPASLVARIPEGSALDKKAAGTPS; from the coding sequence ATGGCCTCCCGCCGCGACATCTACCAGTCGTATCAGTTCACCGTGCAGCGCGTGGTCTCCGGACTCGTGCTGCGCGAGACCGACCCGGCGCAGGTCCCGCTGCGTCGGCTCGGCGGGACAATGTTCGCCAGCATCATGGTGGCCGTGATCGCCCTTGCCATCACCGGTGTCATCGGGGTGATCAATCCCGGCGGCAACAAGACGTGGAAGTCCGAGGGCAAGGTCATCGTCGAGGAAGACACCGGCGCGCAGTTCGTCTGGCTGAAGAACCCGGAGACCGGCGAGTTCCTGCTACACCCGGTACTCAACCTGGCCTCCGGCGCCCTGCTGGTGGGCACCTCGCAGATCGTCGAGGTGTCACACGCGTCGCTGGAAGGAGCGCCTCGCGGCCCCCGCTTGGGGATCCCCGACGCGCCGGACTCGATCCCACCCACCGACGATTTCCTCACCGGTCCGTGGACCTTGTGCTCGCTTCCGGCCCAGACGCAAAGTGGCGAGCTCGTGCCGAGTACGGCGCTGGTCGTCGGTCGCGAGCGCTCGTCGGGGATCCCGATCGACGACTCGATCGCGGTGGTCAATGACATCGAGGCCGGCGCGGTGTACCTGGTCTGGAATGGACATCGGTTCTTGGCGGCGGACCCGACGGCGGTGCTGACCGGCCTGGGCCTGCGTGACGTGCCGCAGATCGAGGCTGGCACGGCCATGCTGACGGCGCTGCCGGACGGAGGGACCCTCGCCCCGTCGGCACCAGCCGGACGTGGCCAACCCTCATCGACGGCTTCGGGCTTGCTCGTCGGCCAGATAGTGATGACCTCCTCGGGCTCGGACGCTTCGTCGTACTACCTCGTGCTGGACGAGGGGTTACAGGCGATCAGCGAAGTCCAAGCCCTCATCACCTTGGCCGATCCGACCCTGTCGACGGCGTACCCGGGCGCCGCGATCGAGGCGATTGAGATTCCGGCCGCCCAAGCCAACCAGCTCCCGCACGACCAGCTCGGCGATCCGCAGTTCAGCGACCCGCCTCGCGTCCCGCCAGCTCCTGCGCTCGTGCAGGGAAAGACCTCGACGATCTGCGCGTCGTTTAGCAGCGGAACGGCCGAGATCGATATCGCGGTCGAGGCACAGGTCGAGGGCGCAGACACCGCGACCGCGACTCCGCAACGCACGCAAAACGGAGCGGTGCTCGCCGACCAGGTTCTTACGCCGAGCGGCAGTGCCGCGCTCGTGCGGTCGGTCATGTCGCCGACCGCCGAGGAAGGCCCGCTCTACCTCGTGACCGACGAGGGCCGGAAGTGGGCGATCCCGGACGATGAGGCGCTCCAGTCGCTCGGGCTGACGAGCGTCGAGCCGGTGCTGATGCCCGCCAGCCTGGTCGCGCGCATCCCGGAGGGCTCAGCACTGGACAAGAAGGCGGCTGGGACGCCGAGTTAG
- the eccD gene encoding type VII secretion integral membrane protein EccD, with protein MTAPLNDGLAKITVATPTRRVDVALPESVPVIELMVTLLRISGDGLADDGQRTGGWILRTTDGDAIDFEKTLSEQSIRDGQILHLVPRQKDWPPLDYDDVVDAIATGARSQTRVWGAAATRRAGTVAAATALVLALALLATSGPPWRGPSLVAIGGAAALLATSYAFSRAFADQAAAMLASAGAVLFAGAGGLLLFAGTRSLTELEASHFLSAGALLTLTAILGIAAVGHRVELLVAGALVGVVTMISAALAYADAIGGISASAIALTLVLVVTPAWPLLSIRLGKLPVPPLPRTAEELLADPPQPALADVHGSVRRSDEILTGLLTGSAVVAVVTQFALALAGDISAFILVILASISSLLRARLFPTIRHRAPLLAAGILGLVATVLSVAGSTTTSYAYTLVPALLVVGLIVIGLSRYFAVQPPSPVLGRLADIFDVLIAVGIVPVMCLVVGLFGYLRGLYG; from the coding sequence GTGACCGCACCGCTGAACGACGGACTGGCCAAGATCACTGTCGCCACTCCAACCCGCCGCGTCGATGTCGCGTTGCCGGAGTCGGTCCCCGTCATCGAGTTGATGGTGACGCTCCTGCGAATCTCCGGCGATGGGCTCGCCGATGATGGCCAGCGCACGGGCGGCTGGATCCTGCGCACGACCGACGGTGATGCGATCGACTTCGAGAAGACGCTCTCCGAGCAGTCGATCCGCGACGGGCAGATCCTGCACCTGGTCCCTCGCCAAAAAGACTGGCCACCGCTTGACTACGACGACGTCGTGGATGCCATCGCAACCGGCGCGCGCAGCCAGACACGCGTCTGGGGAGCGGCGGCGACCCGGCGAGCCGGCACGGTCGCGGCGGCGACCGCGTTGGTGCTGGCCCTCGCCTTGCTGGCAACCTCCGGACCCCCGTGGCGCGGGCCGAGTCTGGTCGCGATCGGCGGCGCGGCCGCTCTGCTGGCAACCAGCTACGCGTTCTCGCGCGCGTTCGCCGACCAGGCGGCCGCCATGCTCGCAAGCGCCGGCGCCGTACTCTTCGCCGGCGCGGGCGGCCTGCTGCTGTTTGCCGGTACGCGGTCACTCACCGAGTTGGAGGCGTCGCACTTCCTCAGTGCGGGAGCGTTGCTCACCCTCACCGCGATCCTCGGTATCGCCGCGGTCGGCCACCGGGTCGAGCTACTCGTCGCGGGCGCCCTCGTCGGGGTGGTCACGATGATCTCCGCAGCCCTCGCGTACGCCGATGCGATCGGCGGGATCTCGGCATCGGCGATCGCGCTTACCCTCGTGCTCGTCGTGACGCCGGCGTGGCCGTTGCTGTCGATCCGGCTCGGCAAGCTGCCGGTCCCGCCACTGCCCCGCACGGCCGAAGAGCTGCTGGCTGACCCACCCCAGCCGGCATTGGCTGATGTTCACGGGTCAGTACGCCGATCGGACGAGATTCTCACCGGGCTGCTCACTGGCTCGGCCGTGGTTGCGGTTGTCACCCAGTTCGCACTCGCGCTCGCGGGCGATATCTCCGCCTTCATCCTGGTAATACTGGCGTCGATCTCGTCGCTGTTGCGAGCGCGGCTGTTCCCGACGATCCGACACCGGGCACCGTTGCTCGCGGCCGGAATCCTCGGACTCGTCGCTACGGTGCTCTCGGTGGCCGGCTCTACGACGACCAGCTACGCCTATACGCTGGTCCCGGCGCTGCTCGTCGTAGGCCTCATCGTGATCGGGCTTAGCCGCTATTTCGCGGTGCAGCCCCCGAGCCCGGTCCTGGGCCGGCTGGCCGACATCTTCGACGTACTCATCGCCGTCGGCATCGTGCCGGTGATGTGTCTGGTTGTCGGGCTTTTCGGCTATCTCCGCGGACTCTACGGATAG